The following are from one region of the Plodia interpunctella isolate USDA-ARS_2022_Savannah chromosome 25, ilPloInte3.2, whole genome shotgun sequence genome:
- the LOC128680871 gene encoding uncharacterized protein LOC128680871 — MASNSQEAVYNSDTSQNAESTVLFDHDNLKKKFNLFLKRLCPKTVNLANPSWACVITYIIGVILEGKEKQKNNEKVDNLSECAMETYDVMKSDKKDVLVVKGNSPKPIIVVPNEECFELLAKIHLDNDHADYETMLKFVSSNYLISEENLSLFMKLCNVCTKSEPFVNHCYYIFVMDLTDFEDKPYRYILTLVEISTHFVHLRPLIFDSSSEIAIELLKIFSDFGPPITLKTTTIKFDFFISVNAKLIQMCPEFNVLIEKTEWTNTENFYKSIKHELYEWMVMTGCSNWATGCRMVQWRMNNISNSENRTPFSLIFGVHANYSLYTNPIWLCVNETTSDVKKFKSKFCILERKSIPEVSNFIVKREATDNKDELMADRQNSTCHICHYPITMTPSYCTTCQSTIHSFCGYRYSGKMSIVLIMCAKCKKKV, encoded by the coding sequence ATGGCTTCGAACTCGCAAGAAGCAGTTTACAATAGTGATACCTCACAGAATGCTGAAAGTACAGTGCTATTCGACCACGACAAccttaaaaagaaatttaatttgtttctcAAAAGATTATGTCCAAAAACTGTAAATCTCGCCAATCCATCCTGGGCCTGTGTGATAACATACATCATAGGCGTTATATTAGAGGGTAAGGAGAAgcagaaaaataatgaaaaagtgGATAATTTGTCAGAGTGTGCGATGGAAACTTATGATGTCATGAAGAGTGACAAGAAAGATGTTCTGGTAGTCAAAGGGAACAGCCCCAAACCTATCATTGTCGTACCCAATGAAGAATGTTTCGAATTGCTTGCAAAAATTCATTTGGACAATGATCATGCTGACTATGAAACAATGTTGAAATTTGTAAGCAGCAATTACTTAATAAGCGAAGAAAACTTATCATTATTCATGAAACTGTGTAATGTTTGCACCAAAAGCGAGCCATTTGTCAATCACTGTTACTACATTTTTGTTATGGATTTAACTGACTTTGAAGATAAACCGTACAGATATATACTAACACTTGTTGAGATATCTACACACTTTGTTCATTTACGACCTCTAATTTTTGATTCATCTTCAGAAATAGCAATagagttattaaaaatattcagtgaCTTTGGCCCCccaataacattaaaaacaacTACAATcaagtttgattttttcatATCCGTAAATGCAAAACTTATACAAATGTGTCCAGAATTTAATGTGCTCATTGAAAAAACTGAGTGGACCAATACggaaaacttttataaatcaattaaGCACGAATTATATGAATGGATGGTAATGACTGGATGTTCAAATTGGGCGACAGGATGTCGTATGGTGCAGTGGCGaatgaataatatatcaaacagTGAAAACAGAACCCCTTTCAGTCTAATCTTTGGTGTTCATGCTAATTATTCACTATACACCAATCCTATCTGGCTATGTGTCAACGAAACAACAAGTGatgttaaaaaattcaaaagtaaattttgtatattggaAAGAAAGTCTATTCCCGAGGTGTCAAACTTTATTGTGAAACGTGAAGCCACAGATAATAAAGATGAACTCATGGCAGATCGTCAAAATTCGACGTGTCATATTTGTCATTATCCAATTACTATGACACCTTCATATTGTACGACTTGTCAATCTACAATACATTCATTTTGCGGGTATAGGTATAGTGGTAAAATGAGTATAGTGTTAATTATGTGTGCAAAGTGTAAGAAGAAAGTCTAA